One Budorcas taxicolor isolate Tak-1 chromosome 6, Takin1.1, whole genome shotgun sequence DNA segment encodes these proteins:
- the LOC128049982 gene encoding LOW QUALITY PROTEIN: uncharacterized protein LOC128049982 (The sequence of the model RefSeq protein was modified relative to this genomic sequence to represent the inferred CDS: deleted 1 base in 1 codon), which yields MLIGSKVYKPPVTPTNILIMLLLLLQRIQNGEATAFWAYIPDPPMIQSLGWDKEIVPVYVNDTSLLGGKSDTHISPQQANISFYGLTTQYPMCFSYQLQHPHCIQVSADISYPRVTISGIDEKTGKRSHRDGTGPLDIPFCDKHLSIRIGIDTPWTLCRARVASVYNINNANTTFLWDWAPGGKPDFPENRGQHPPILSVNTANVYQTELWKLLAAFGHGNSLYLQPNISGSKYGNVGVTGFLYPRACVPYPFMLIQGHIKITLSLNIYHLNCSNCILTNCIRGVKKGEQVIIVKQPAFVMLPVKITETWYDETALELLQRINTALSRPKKSVSLIVLGIVSLITLIATAVTASVSLAQSIQAAHTVDSLSYNVTKVMGTQEDIDKKIEDRLSALYDVVRVLGEQVQSINFRMKIQCHANYKWICVTKKAYNASDFPWDKVKKHLQGIWFNTNVSLDLLQLHNEILNIENSPKATLNIADTVNNFLQNLFSNFPSLHSLWQSIIAVGVVLTVVLIVICLAPCFIRSIVKEFLHVKILIHKNMLQHRHLMELLKNNKERGAAGDRP from the exons ATGTTAATCGGCAGCAAGGTATACAAACCCCCagtgacacctacaaatatattgatcatgttattattattgttacagcggatacaaaatggagaggctacggctttttgggcatacattcctgacccgcctatgattcaatcattaggatgggataaagaaatagtacctgtctatgtcaacgacacaagtcttttaggaggaaaatcagacactcatatttcccctcagcaagccaatatctccttttatggtcttactacgcaatatcctatgtgcttttcttatcaattacaacatcctcactgtatacaggtgtcagctgatatatcctatcctcgagtgactatttctggcattgatgaaaaaaccggaaaaagatcgcaccgtgacggaactggacctctcgacattccgttttgtgacaaacatctaagcatccgcataggaatagacactccttggactttatgtcgagcccgggttgcgtcggtatacaacatcaacaatgcaaataccacctttttgtgggattgggcacctgggggaaaacctgattttcctgagaatcgaggacagcatccacccattctctctgtaaacactgctaatgtatatcaaacagaactgtggaaacttttggctgcctttggtcatggtaatagtctatatttgcaacccaatatcagtgggagtaaatatggtaatgtaggagttacggggtttttatatccccgagcttgtgtcccttacccattcatgttgatacaaggccatataaaaataacattgtcattgaatatttatcatttaaattgttctaactgcatacttaccaattgcataagaggtgttaaaaaaggagaacaagttataatagtaaaacaacctgcttttgtaatgttaccagttaaaataactgaaactTGGTATGACGAGACTGCTTTAGAATTGCTACAACGCATTAACACGGCTCTTAGCCGCCCTAAAAAAAGTGTAAGCCTGATTGTTCTGGGTATAGTATCtttaatcacccttatagcaactgctgttaccgcttctgtatctctagcacaatccattcaagctgctcatactgtagattccttgtcatataacgttactaaagtaatgggaacacaagaagatatagataaaaaaatagaagatagattatcagctttatatgatgtggttagagttctaggggaacaagttcagagcattaactttcgtatgaaaattcaatgtcatgctaattataaatggatttgtgttactaaaaaggcctataatgcatctgactttccgtgggataaggtgaagaaacatctacaaggaatttggtttaatactaatgtttctctagatctattgcaattacataatgaaatccttaatatagaaaattctcctaaggctactttaaatatagctgatactgtcaacaattttttacaaaatttattttctaacttccctagcctgcattcactgtggcaaagcataattgctgtgggcgtggttttgactgttgtacttatcgtgatttgtttggctccttgttttattcgtagtattgttaaagaatttttacatgtaaaaattctgatacataaaaacatgttgcaacaccgacatcttatggaacttttaaaa aataataaagagaggggagctgcgggggaccgcccgtaa